From Pseudonocardia autotrophica, one genomic window encodes:
- a CDS encoding alpha/beta hydrolase: MLMLKSGSVEVPLDYGAPEGSTCVDDAVNAYLRDLETPPADARCSL, encoded by the coding sequence ATGCTCATGCTAAAAAGCGGGTCGGTCGAGGTTCCGCTCGACTACGGCGCCCCGGAGGGCAGCACGTGTGTCGACGATGCGGTCAACGCCTACCTCCGCGACCTCGAGACCCCGCCGGCCGATGCCCGATGCAGCCTCTGA
- a CDS encoding TetR/AcrR family transcriptional regulator: MPRVTREQKQRNRERILAAAGEGFRLRGIDGTGIEGLMKSAGMTHGGFYNHFASKSDLAVEVLHQGFVDSLAVLDAVRAARPGSARAALHSMVDQYLDAEHRDHPEVGCPSAALVSDAGRHGAAAQAEYRRGLDGYFSAIAEMVIECGRESGTEIAPAEAREQAVALFSQMVGALLLSRAIAGVAPDLSDEVLAANRNRLKDR; the protein is encoded by the coding sequence GTGCCCCGCGTCACACGGGAGCAGAAGCAGCGCAACCGCGAGCGGATCCTGGCCGCGGCGGGTGAGGGATTCCGGCTGCGCGGCATCGACGGCACGGGCATCGAAGGGCTGATGAAGTCGGCGGGCATGACCCACGGCGGCTTCTACAACCACTTCGCGTCCAAGAGCGACCTCGCCGTCGAGGTCCTGCACCAGGGCTTCGTCGACTCGCTGGCAGTGCTCGACGCCGTCCGTGCAGCACGCCCCGGCTCGGCGCGCGCGGCCCTGCACAGCATGGTCGACCAGTACCTCGACGCCGAGCACCGCGACCACCCCGAGGTCGGATGCCCCTCGGCCGCGCTCGTCTCCGACGCCGGGCGGCACGGCGCCGCCGCACAGGCCGAGTACCGCCGCGGCCTGGACGGCTACTTCTCCGCCATCGCGGAGATGGTGATCGAGTGCGGCCGCGAGTCCGGTACCGAGATCGCACCGGCCGAGGCTAGGGAGCAGGCGGTCGCACTGTTCAGTCAGATGGTCGGCGCACTCCTGCTCTCCCGCGCGATCGCCGGCGTCGCACCCGACCTGTCGGACGAGGTCCTCGCGGCCAACCGGAACCGGCTCAAGGACCGCTGA
- a CDS encoding NADPH-dependent F420 reductase: MRFGTIGAGTVAEAVAGHLVTAGHAVTLSNSRGPGSLRDVVARLGPSAQAAPVEEAARADMVFLTVPWPRVGDALAGLPPWDGRILVDTTNRMAEPADADPGAVTPSELVATLAPGARVVKAFNTLYARYIAADPRHPEGRQLLFYAGDDAAAKATFHDVVDRTGFAPVDAGTLRDGGRLIQVGGPLSALHALRQDPAGEAR, from the coding sequence ATGCGGTTCGGAACCATCGGCGCCGGAACGGTCGCGGAGGCCGTCGCCGGTCATCTGGTGACGGCGGGGCACGCCGTGACCCTGAGCAACAGCCGCGGCCCCGGCTCGCTGCGCGATGTCGTGGCGCGGCTGGGCCCGTCGGCGCAGGCCGCGCCGGTCGAGGAGGCCGCGCGGGCGGACATGGTGTTCCTGACCGTGCCGTGGCCGCGGGTCGGCGACGCACTGGCCGGACTCCCGCCCTGGGACGGCCGCATCCTGGTGGACACGACGAACCGGATGGCGGAGCCGGCGGACGCCGATCCCGGTGCGGTGACGCCGAGCGAGCTCGTCGCGACGCTGGCCCCCGGCGCACGCGTGGTCAAGGCGTTCAACACCCTCTACGCCCGCTACATCGCCGCCGATCCCCGGCACCCGGAAGGACGGCAGCTGCTCTTCTACGCCGGTGACGACGCCGCGGCCAAGGCCACGTTCCACGACGTCGTCGACCGCACGGGGTTCGCGCCGGTCGATGCCGGAACGCTGCGCGACGGCGGACGGCTGATACAGGTCGGCGGCCCCCTCTCGGCCCTGCACGCCCTGCGGCAGGACCCGGCCGGAGAAGCGCGGTGA